GTAGCAGCTCCACCAAAGGTAGCGAAAGTGGTTGGCAAAAGTCAAACTGGCAAACCTGATGAAGAGttggagaaggaagaagaagcaaATAAAGCCACAAAGCCTAAGAAgattttgagaaagtcaaagaaaaaaGTGGACGAAATGCAAGGTGGTGGTGCGAAGAAGGATAAAGGAGGTCATTCTAATATAGAACTTGGTGATGAAGAGAAGGATAAATTTGGTGACGAAGAGAAGGATAAATTTGGTGACGAAGAGAAGGATAAATTTGGTGAAGAAGAGAAGGATAAGTCCAAGGAAGAGACTGCTGCTGTCCCTATCGTCGAGAAAGTATCAGAGGGTAGTCAAGCAAGTGGGATTAAGAGGAAAGTTTTGAAGAAAGTCACAAAGCCTAAGAAGGTTTTGaaaaagtcaaagaagaaaatagAGGAAGTGCAAGGTAGTGCAGCCAAGAAGGAAGAGTGGGATACgtctaaggaagaagaagagagtaCTGATCTCCCCATGGTCGGGAAATTATTACAAGATGAAGAgttggagaaagaagaagaagaaaataaagccaCAAAGCCTAAGAAGATTTTGAGGAAGTCAAAGAAAAAAATGGAGGAAATGCAAGGTGGTGGTGCGAAGAAGGATAAAGGAGGTGATTCTAATATAGAATTTGATGAGGAAGAGAAGGATAAGTCTAACTTAGTAGAAGAGACTGCTTCTGTCCCTATTGTTGAGAAAGCATCAGAGGATAGTCAAGCAAGTGGGCTTAAGAGGAAAGTTTCGAACAAGGTCACAAAGCCTAAGAAGGTTTTGaaaaagtcaaagaagaaaatagAGGAAGTGCAAGGTAGTGCAGCCAAGAAGGAAGAGGAGGATACgtctaaggaagaagaagagagtaCTGCTCTCCCCATGGCCGGGAAAGGATTAGAAGATGAAGAGTTGGGGAAGGAAGAAGAGGCAAATACAGCCACAAAGCCTAAGAAGATTTTGAGGAAGTCAAAGAAAAAAGTGGAGGAAATGCAAGGTGGTGGTGCGAAGAAGGATAAAGGAGGTGATTCTAATATAGAATTTGATGAGGAAGAGAAGGATAAGTCTAACAGAGAAGAAGAGATTGCTGCTGTCCCTATTGTTGGGAAAGTATCAGAAGGTAGTCAAGCAAGTGGGCTTAAGAGGAAAGTTTTGAAGAAAGTCACAAAGCCTAAGAAGGTTTTGaaaaagtcaaagaagaaaatagAGGAAGTGCAAGGTAGTGCAGCCAAGAAGGAGGAAAAGGATACgtctaaggaagaagaagagagtaCTGCTCTCCCCATGGTCGGGAAAGTATTAGAAGATAGTCCTAAGAAGAATTTAGTGACCAATTTTGGTGTAGAAGCCCTTGAGCTATTGCAGGTATATGGTAGCACACTATTTAATATTCCTTTATTCAGTTATTTACAACTACTTAGCCTTTTCATTTATTGCTGCTTCTCCTAAGCATGTTAGCTTAATGTAAGCTTGTTTTATTCTCTCCAAACTAGGACATATGTGTTTACCGTTCACTTGTCTCATCATGTTGACAATAGGAAGAATTCACAATGTAGGTTGTAGTTTTCTGGTGTCTAGTCACTTTAGTTAGAACATTTGTATGGGATGACCAAACTTTGGCTGTAGAGCAACACGAAGTAAATCTTGGGAAATGTTTGTGTGGTTTGTAGTTCGGTCTTAAGCAGTTTAGTATTCTGCAATCAAACAATTGAATGTTCTCCAGAGTTAAATATTCTCTGGTTGATATTTAGTTTTATACCAGAAAGAGTTTTGAGCAGGTACTAGTAATAGATTACCGCTGTATCTTAATTAATCATAAATATTTTTGTGACTTATATTTtctgtattcttcttcttctctcagtTCAGGTTCTGTCTTCTATCAAGTTGGCccgaattttaatttaatttattttatttgtaaacagGTATCTAATAGGCATACCATGGAGGACTCACAAAGAGAAGAGGTGACTTCTTCTCCAAAAAGTCCTACAAAGACAGCTCCACCAAAGGTAGCAAAAATGGCTGACAAAAGTCAAACTGGCAAACCTAAGAAGAAAGCTTCTTCCAGTGATCTTATGGAACaagatgaagagttgaagaaggaagaagaagcaaAGAAAGCCACAAAGCCTAAGAAGTTTTTGAGAAAGGCAAAGAAGAAACTGGAGGAAGTGCAAGGTGGTGCGAAGAAGGATAAAGGAGCTTATTCTAATATAGAATTTAAGGAGGGAGAGGATAAgtttgaggaagaagaagagattgcCACTGTCCCTATTGTTGGGAATG
This is a stretch of genomic DNA from Papaver somniferum cultivar HN1 chromosome 1, ASM357369v1, whole genome shotgun sequence. It encodes these proteins:
- the LOC113283449 gene encoding calponin homology domain-containing protein DDB_G0272472-like, which encodes MDPNTTSSSSPSLVVSYLMNSCGLSEVQAVKASKKLNFKTTSRADIVKTLLERSGFTKPDITKLIIRAPKALLFARRSILKQKLNYFFSKDISRQEAIKALSHNPGILFFSLEDRIIPCFDFFKSIVGNDRDTLNTIRNVFEIKLYYSKSMEEVVLSNIQVLKDENVPEEIIIKFLIRQPRVFTIGTGRFKEAVEEVKCMGINPSKTAFTTSIRMSIWHAKKTLETKLDAFRKWWSEEQIQTAIRKLTRFMEISVKKFEAIMNFAVTQMGCSPSSLALRPSIFYLNLEKRIIPRFSIHKILISKGLTGSKPTLLTILQSKDEVFLKRYVIPYKVEVPEVWQIYNQASNGGVSKDSQNEEVTFCPESPTENVAAPPKVAKVVGKSQTGKPDEELEKEEEANKATKPKKILRKSKKKVDEMQGGGAKKDKGGHSNIELGDEEKDKFGDEEKDKFGDEEKDKFGEEEKDKSKEETAAVPIVEKVSEGSQASGIKRKVLKKVTKPKKVLKKSKKKIEEVQGSAAKKEEWDTSKEEEESTDLPMVGKLLQDEELEKEEEENKATKPKKILRKSKKKMEEMQGGGAKKDKGGDSNIEFDEEEKDKSNLVEETASVPIVEKASEDSQASGLKRKVSNKVTKPKKVLKKSKKKIEEVQGSAAKKEEEDTSKEEEESTALPMAGKGLEDEELGKEEEANTATKPKKILRKSKKKVEEMQGGGAKKDKGGDSNIEFDEEEKDKSNREEEIAAVPIVGKVSEGSQASGLKRKVLKKVTKPKKVLKKSKKKIEEVQGSAAKKEEKDTSKEEEESTALPMVGKVLEDSPKKNLVTNFGVEALELLQVSNRHTMEDSQREEVTSSPKSPTKTAPPKVAKMADKSQTGKPKKKASSSDLMEQDEELKKEEEAKKATKPKKFLRKAKKKLEEVQGGAKKDKGAYSNIEFKEGEDKFEEEEEIATVPIVGNVLEGSQINVLKRKVALDKEEDSNKVKRPKKILVKSKEKVEEVQGGAAKEKGHSSIEVGKEEKDKSKAEEVIAAVPIVEDVVEGCEVSTLKRKVALNTDEDSKKVKKPKKVLKKYKKKVDKVQGSANKEEEDKAKEVGELAAVLMVEKVSEEKDKSKAEEEIAAVPMVEEVVEGCEVSTLKRKVALNKNENSKKVKKPKRF